The sequence cttgtgggtgtagcagaggtacggtcaatttgcatattactcttttattagataggattggtatACTTggctatatatacacatatggaCAGTATATTATAAACTTGAATCAcatatttactttaaattatgAGAGAGTATATCACAACTGTATTTGTACTTTGACCCTGATTATACATGTGACCCATCTGATGTCTAGTTCTTGATTAGAAATAATAGTAGTACTCATTACCCATGAAAATTTGatcaatttttattgttattaaatatattatttggtAATAGATTAGGTATGTAAGATCTGAGTCAACCAAAGACAGCATAACTTACCTTTCAGGAAGACTTGCAAAGTCAGATTTTATGGCCATGTTCTTGGGACCTGGCACTTTGCATTCGGGGTTTGCCTTGACATGATTCTCTTGGTCAAGAGCTGAGGTGTGTATGCATCTTGGCACAAATCTATTAAGTATCCATaggtatttatttcttcttccctccttgtaactttagtcttttaaaaaattaaatttagggtTTTGTTGGTGTCACTGCTGCCAAGTTGGATCACGACCTGCTGTCCTCACAGGGCTTGCTGAGCACCATGTCCAAAGACCTGAAGATTCTGTGCAGCGACTTCTACCTGGAGCTGAGCAAGGACCGGAGCCAGCATTTCAGTGCTGATAACAGAGAGCATGAAAAATTACTGAAGGAAAGCTGCACTCTATATGTGGGGAATCTTTCCATTTATACATCCGAGGAGCAAATATTTGAGCTCTTTAGTAGATGTGGTGATATCAGAAATGTATTTATGGGCTTGGATAAGTTAAAGAAAACACCATGTGGTTTCTGTTTTGTAGAATACTACAACAGAGCTGATGCTGAAAATGCCATACGGTTCCTAAATGGGACCATCTTAGATGACCATATCATCCACACAGAGTGGGATGTAGGCTTTAGAGAGGGCAAACAGTATGAGTGTTATGAAGACTTCAATGCTGGTAGAGGAGACTTTGTAAAAGAAGCTCAGGCCCATGATTAGAGAGAAACTCCCTAGTGAAAAACTTGCAGCTctcacaaaaatttttaattactttttcttcTCATCAAAAACCCTTTTGAtgtattttctctctaaaaagttaataaatggcATAAACACAAACATTCTTTTGTTCTTGTAATTTTGAAGTTGGCTGTCAGATTACTAGTTTGACCATCAGGTTGTCAAAAGTAAAATGTTATTCAGGAGTTAAATTAGGTATGTAAGATCTGAGTCAACCAAAGCACAAATTCACTTCCAGAAAGACGTCAGTTGGATTTAATGACCATGTTCCCAGGACCcgaaaatgataattttttagaGCTTGcataaaataaaggcaaataaacagaaatttaaaaatatatatcaaaggaATACAAGCACATTACTTATAAACATAAACAATTTCAGGAGAGTTTGTAATGAAAGCCAAAATCTTCCTGCCCCACCTGTTTCTACCCTAGACTTATTCCCTGGgcaataacttaattttttttagcagtatttttttctttcttcttagtttcctctAAATTTCTAAATAACATGACTTTCTgtactatttattttcattttaaatatcaagTATTGACTTCCTACTTTCACAGGTAAGGATTTAGCTCATTTACACCCACATTGGCACATCTCTCCTTCATAATGTAGTTTATAATACTTTACTTACTTTGTCTATTGTTATGTAACATAGTTTAGGTTAGGTTACCATAGCAAACAACCCCCAAAGCCTTAATTGCTTAAAATCACTAAAGTCTGTTCTTCACATTGTCAATTGCTTGGGGGCTCTGCTCCATGCCATGATGATCTTCCTTCTGGGGTCCAGAAAGCATAGCCACTATCATTAGTATAAATAAGTTATTGTAATTCCCTTTCTTCTGCTGGTGATTGGTTTAGGAATCCAGGCTTACGCCAATTGGAGGTTGATAATCCCATGATGATTAGTTATTAATAAGTTCAAGGTGGACAATGGCCAGTGGGGACCCAGCAAGACTGGAATGAAGGATTTATATTTTATCCTTGAAGTAGAGGTTGTCTCCTTCCACTGCATGTTACTAAGTATGTATATAGCAATTGCTATAAGCAGCCTTCTTACAACCAGAGAAACCAGCCCTAGGATGAATTGGACACTTTAGAATGGTGAaaaaagagaccaaagaaactGTGTCTTTCACAAAATTATCTAGTTGCTGAATCAACTAAACTTACAGTACACACTGTGTCTCAATGTCATATTATGTAAGACTAGAGGTccagcacacaaaatttgtgcacgggtacagtccctaggcctggcctgcgatcagagccatcttccccggctgccagcagctggccccactccccgccaccacccaccccctgttCCCCCTTCGCCATCTTGCACCCGAGGTGGGCCTGGCCCAAGATATACTTCAAGCCTGTATAGGAGGCTGTGATCTGGAGGTGCTTTTGTGTGCAATTTCTTTCAGGTAAGGGATGGGGTGTGGGCCCAATGCCCAAGAGAGTTCCAAGAGGCAGTGGTGCTATCAGGGTCATTCTGGTCACGCCTCAACATTCACTGCGTTTATTCGCTGGAGGATTCTACTTGCAGGGTCCTGGGGCACAACAACCCATCCCACAAAGAGGTCCCATTAGATTTCAGGTCACATCACCACTGAGGAGGGTAAGATCAGATGCTTTAAGCAGAGAACACAGAATTCTGAACAGGGTTAGAATTCAGCAGTATCAGGAGACAGGTTTCTCAACAACCCACCTAACCAACTCCTGCTACCTTGCTGATggagtctccctccccctcagggagcaggtggggaggagtGAGGAGCAACTGTCTGCAGCTGTGGGCAGGCTTGTGTCTCAGCTGTGGGAAAGAATGCCAGCTGGCTGGGGCaaggaccgagaggttggctgtttccacctgctcaccagccccgccctgcaccaccaccccacccctgttTGTCATCCTGCAATCgaagcctgcaggctggggggaagggactgaAAGGTTGGCCTACAGGCCCCAgtcaggcaatcagggcctgtgggctggggacagctcctgcgttgagcatctgcccccctggtggtcagtgcatgtcatagtgacctgttgttctgctgttcagtcgatttgcatattacccttttgttatctatactaataaaagagtaatatgctaattagactggaagacctacaggagaccttccagacaaagccaggggcatggctggcctgcaaactgcccctaaacagccctcagcccctaacccaggccggccatgccccccagcggaGAACCTCACCctatgggggcgtggccagtcgGAAAACATCACTCAGCCCCATcccaggctggccacgacccCAAGGGGACCCcgaccctgatctgggacccccttaAACACAGACCAGCCAGctcaaaagggtaatatgctaattaggccggacgtccttccagacaaagcaatggtggcggggccaaggaagaggcagttaggggtgatcaggccggcaggggagagcagttaggaggatcaggctggcaggggagagcagttcgggagatcaggctggcgggggagggcagttagggggatcaggccatcaggggagagcagttagggggatcaggctggcaggcaggtgagcggttaagagacagaggtcccggattgcaagagggatttccgactgccggtttaggccggattgtgagagggatcgggcctaaaccggcagtcggacatcctctgaggggtcctgtattagagagggtgcaggctgggctgagggacaccccccctcctgtgcactaattttgtgcaccaggcctttagtctataataataaaagcataatatgctaattagactggacagccaaacaaccttctggatgtccttccagatgaagctgctgcagcaggggccaaggcagaggtggttaggggtgatgaggcaggcaagcagttaggagtgatcaggcaggcaggcagaggtggttaggggcaatcaggcaggcaggtgagcagttagggacaatcaggcaggcaggcgagtggttaggagccagtgatcccggattgtgagagggatgtctgactgtagggattgggactaaactggcagtcagacatcccctgagggggtccctgattgcaagagggtgcaggccggactgagagaccccccccatgcacaaattttgtgcactgggcctctagtataagataatacAGTATTTGATATCagagtgcttttattttattattgtgtaAAGGATTTGAGTTGTTCCCTTGTGAACCCAATCATACATCTCTAGTGTTCATGACTTTTCATCTGGAAAGTTAGATGAAATCACCTTTTTACTCCTTACTCCTTCATCCTGTGACCTGAAGTCTCTGCTCAATAAGAATCTTTCTTAGATAGAGGAGGAAAGGGCATGTCAACTTTTATGGAGTGACTATTAGGTGCTGGGCACTTTGCTAGAGGCTTTAAAACACAATCTCTGGTGCACTCGTCAATGCTCTTGCCTCAGCGCGtgactcagttgcttggagcagtgtcccatacaccaaaaatgttgcaggtttgatcccctatCAGGGCACGTATGGGAAGCAGATGTTTTTCACATAGACATCTCCcccctcaaaatcaataaaaacatatcctcgggtgaggattaaaataataaaaaaataaaatacagccctggccaatcttgctcagtgattagagtgtctgcctgctaactgaagggtctcaggttcaattcccggtcaatggaatgtacctgagttgcaggtttgatacccagcACCATTCAGGAtgcgtgtggaaggcaaccaattaatctctcaatctcattctctctctctctctctctctctctctctctgtctctctctccccctcctcccctcccttccactctcttcaatggcaaaaatatccttgggtgaggattaagcaaaaataaatacataaataaaacaccgtctcatttactcttttttaaaaatatattttttatttattttagagagaaagggagagacagagacagatagaaacatcaatgataagagagaatcattgatcagctacttcctgcacgccccccctccaccccccgcctacttgggattaagcccgaaacccaggcatgtgcccttaaccggaatcaaacccggaacccttcagtccacagaccgatgctctatccactgagccaaaccagctagggctcatttacTCTTAAAAACTGTGTGCCCATTACCTAGATGAGGTAACTGAGGATCAGATAGGTAAGGTCACCAACTAGTATGTGACAGAGCTAGGGGTCAGATCAAGGGAGTTTATGTCAAAGTCAGTGCCCTTAATCACGGTACTTCACTGTCTCTTTCCCTTACCTTCAGTCAGGTCACTAGGTCCAAAACTAAGTCAAGGAAATCATCCCACTGACTACATCATATCTGAATGCTCTCTCCTCCAAGCAACCTTCTCAAGTGAGTTATCCTTTCTGCTTTGCCGTCCAGGACCACTCAAGCTCCACATCAAATGCAACTCAGCCATATTTATCTTTACGTCTGGAAGAAACAGGAGCATCTAGCATGCATTTCTGGCCAATTTAGCTTACTAAATTACAGCAATGgagtttactaattttttttagcaTCTTCCCTTTGCAAATTCcctaaactagaaaaaaaaagagaatttaaaagtcATGggattaaaatgtgtgtgtgtgtgtgtgtgtgtgtgtgtgtgtgtgtgtgtgcgtgtgtgtgtgtgtgtttatcataGGGTGTTTCTGGAGGAGTACCTTGGCATTCTCTCAACCACTCCTTCCTTAATGAGACCAATTGATAAGGAAAACAAGGAAATTagaattttggttttctttagaTTTTAGCAAAGCAGTAAACAAGGTCTTTCCTGGAACCCTTATTTTACTGACCATTCAGGGCCATTTAATACTgctgctctttctttttcttttgattccATAACACCACACTTCCCTAGTTCCCTTTGTACCTCTATGACTATTCTTACTTTGCCCTTCATGTGATCCTCCTCCCACTTCAACATGTGGTTGTTGACCAAGATTCCATCCTAAGTCATTGGTTCTTCCCCCTTTCAAattctcccagcccagcctgtgcagctcaaccaggaggtcacggttccattctgggtcggggcacatgtctgagttgcaggctcgatccccagtagggggcatgcaggaggcagccgataaatttttctctctcgtcattgacgtttctatttctctctctccctctcccttcctctctgaaattcataaaaatatattttaaaaaacaaacacaaattgtCCCAAATGGTTTCATTCACTCTCATTGTATCCATTTATCTTTTCTCTGATGACATAAAAATCTATATCTCCAGGCCAGAACTTTGCCCCAAATGTGAAAAATCCCATGAGTACCTCAAATTTAACACAtccaaaaacaaaactcattatCTCCTCCCCAAACCTATTTTCTTATGTTCCCTGTCTCAAACAATAGCATCACCCAGTTATCCCTACACCAGAGACCAGCTAGCCATTTTGCCTCTTTATTCTCTCTTACTCCCCTCATAGCTAAACACTGACCCAATCTTGATGATTTTACATTGAAAATATTTCTCCATTCATGGCATACCTAATAGCTGTAACCAATTCTTAGCTGGCCTCCCTACCTCCAGTTTTGACCCTATCCAACTTTCCACACAGCCACCCAAACtaggtttttaaagaaaaaatatgatcaTGTAACACACTATCACATACAAGATGGAATTCAAGCTTTGTCAGGACCATACAAATCTTAAATTTGCCAGCTTCATGTCTTACTCACAGCTAATGTTTTAGGAATACCAAGCTGCTTGCAGCTTTGTATTTCTCTGGACACTTCTATTCCTTTGCTCATGCTGCAGCCTCTGCTTTGAAGCCCATTCCCCCATTGTGTACTTCCCCCCTCTTT comes from Eptesicus fuscus isolate TK198812 chromosome 1, DD_ASM_mEF_20220401, whole genome shotgun sequence and encodes:
- the NCBP2L gene encoding nuclear cap-binding protein subunit 2-like is translated as MSKDLKILCSDFYLELSKDRSQHFSADNREHEKLLKESCTLYVGNLSIYTSEEQIFELFSRCGDIRNVFMGLDKLKKTPCGFCFVEYYNRADAENAIRFLNGTILDDHIIHTEWDVGFREGKQYECYEDFNAGRGDFVKEAQAHD